In Neoarius graeffei isolate fNeoGra1 chromosome 17, fNeoGra1.pri, whole genome shotgun sequence, a single window of DNA contains:
- the rcbtb2 gene encoding RCC1 and BTB domain-containing protein 2 isoform X4 — protein MLDVGKWPVFSLLPPEELRLIRQACVFGSAANEAIYVTVNDEVFALGTNCSGCLGLGDVQSTIEPRRIDALCAKKIISLSYGTGPHVIIATAEGEVYAWGHNGYSQLGNGTTNHGLIPALVSTNLINKRVTEVACGSHHTIALTTEGEVYAWGYNNSGQVGSGSTANQPTPRRVSSCLQNKVVVNIACGQLCSMAVLDNGEIYGWGYNCNGQLGLGNNGNQQTPCRIAALQGISIVQVACGYAHTLALTDEGFVYAWGANAYGQLGTGNKSNQALPTVINMEKERMVEVAACHTSHTSAAKTQSGQVLMWGQCRGQAVPFPHSTHFSSTDDVFACFATPAVTWRLLTVDGDDYLTVAQSLKREFDSPEISDLKFLVDGKCIHVHKALLKIRCEHFRALLNENDEEAIEIHQFSYMVYRAFLEYLYTDTINLPPEDAIGLLDLATYYRETRLKRLCQETIKRGISEENAITLLSAAVKYEAR, from the exons ATGCTTGACGTGGGAAAGTGGCCAGTGTTTTCACTTCTGCCTCCTGAGGAACTACGTCTCATCCGCCAGGCCTGTGTGTTTGGCAGTGCTGCTAATGAGGCTATCTACGTGACCGTCAATGATGAG GTATTTGCTTTGGGAACAAACTGCAGCGGATGCTTGGGTCTGGGAGACGTCCAGAGCACCATCGAGCCCAGACGGATAGACGCCCTGTGTGCCAAAAAGATTATCTCTCTGAGCTACGGCACAGGGCCACATGTCATCATTGCAACTGCAG AAGGAGaggtgtatgcttggggtcacaaTGGCTATAGCCAGTTGGGGAATGGTACTACCAACCATGGCCTGATCCCTGCCCTGGTGTCCACCAACCTCATTAATAAGAGGGTGACTGAGGTGGCCTGTGGCTCCCATCACACCATTGCTCTCACCACTGAAGGAGAG GTGTATGCCTGGGGCTACAACAACTCCGGCCAGGTGGGCTCAGGCTCTACAGCCAACCAACCCACGCCACGCAGGGTCAGCAGCTGCCTGCAGAACAAGGTGGTAGTGAACATTGCCTGTGGCCAGCTCTGCTCCATGGCTGTCCTAGACAATGGAGAG ATCTATGGCTGGGGCTATAACTGTAATGGGCAGCTGGGTCTGGGTAATAACGGCAACCAACAAACACCGTGTCGTATCGCTGCTCTGCAGGGAATCAGCATCGTCCAG GTGGCTTGTGGCTATGCACACACACTGGCGTTAACAGACGAAGGGTTTGTTTACGCCTGGGGTGCCAACGCTTATGGGCAGCTAGGCACTGGAAACAAGAGCAACCAGGCATTGCCCACAGTCATCAACATGGAAAAGGAAAG gatggtggaagtggctgcgtGTCACACCAGTCATACGTCAGCTGCGAAGACGCAGAGCGGTCAGGTGCTAATGTGGGGTCAGTGTCGAGGTCAGGCTGTTCCCTTCCCACACAGCACACATTTCTCCAGCACAGATGATGTGTTTGCCTGTTTTGCCACCCCTGCCGTAACCTGGCGTCTTCTCACTGTGG ATGGTGATGACTACCTAACTGTGGCTCAGTCCCTTAAGAGAGAGTTTGACAGCCCAGAAATTTCAGATCTGAAGTTCCTTGTTGATGGGAAATGTATTCATGTTCACAAGGCTCTGCTCAAAATCAG ATGTGAGCATTTCCGTGCGCTGTTAAATGAGAACGATGAGGAAGCCATCGAAATCCATCAGTTCTCCTACATGGTGTACCGGGCCTTCCTGGAGTACCTCTACACTGACACTATTAACTTGCCACCAGAGGATGCCATTG